GACAGGAACACACTCCCAAATCTTACTGTATAAACCAGAAATAATTCatcaatttttttaaatgtacaagcagtaaaaatgacaatgtttttactgttttctgagaaaactacagctgtggtggaggaagagaaacacagacaaatTAACTGTCTATCCATTCTTGTACAACAGTCGTCCTTACAATCTGCGGTTCTTAGTGGTACGAGACTTTAATGAGCCTATTAGTCACTGCAAAATTGCAGAAAGAATGAATCATCCCCACTATTTCAGGAAAGAAgcgctgctgtttttttccactgCTGAGTACCACGATTGATTTTTTTAAGATCAAACTGAAGCACTAATAATGAGACACACTGGTGACCTGTCAGAGTGTACCGCATCTTCTCCCTAAAATAGCTGGAATACAGTCCAGCACATCGTGACCCTCAATTTGATAAGCAGATGACGATGGGTGGCTAGatggatattttattttcataaagCCACAATACAACAATACTTGTTTACGCTCTACATGACTGCTCGGATCAACTGGCTGTTGTGTTTGTGGCCTTCTGGTGAACAAAGAAATATGAGCTGTCTTTATCATCCCCCAttagtactcttgctgcagtgttttgtatcaactgaaggcttttcagggaagTTCAAGAACAACCTGATAATAATTTACAATAGTTCACCCTTGCAGTAATAAAACCATGAACtattttttcagcatcactctgagacaggatgctCCTACTTTTAGACACTACACAGATAAAAGGAAACAATCTTACATATTTGTAAGGCACTTCAAGATTCCTCATAGTGCTACTGGAGGCCAAAGCAATTCTATCCATACTAGGTATTTGGTTAGACCCCATGTTTCTCTGATTTTTACAGCTGAATATATataataacctcagttttatctgaatttagaagcaggatATTAGAgctcatccaggtctttatgtcttgaAGACATTCCTGTAGTTTAACTAATTAATTTGTGTCATCTGACTTCATAGatacaaaataatgaaaatgcaTGCAGTGTTTTCTTATATAGCTACCAAAGCGAAGCATGTACAATGTAAAAAGTATTGGTCccagcacagaaccctgtggaactccatgacTAACGTTTGCATGTAAAGACTCCCTGTTTACATGAACAAACAGATACAATTCAAACTAGggcagtgtatttcatttaataGCCAAAGCTGTATTCTTATCTCTGAAGTAAAATGTTTCGATCAGCGGTACTGAATGCCGCACTGAGTACCAGGACAAGCACAAGCACTGGGTCCACtctcagaggccataagaaggtgatttgtaaccttcactagtGTCATTTCTATGATATGATGCACTATAAATTCTCAAATCCATGAAGGTTTCTGTTTTCAGGAGGTGGTTGTGACACCAGCTTATGTTAACAGCATGGGTGGAACAAGCCTTTAAACTGCAGCAATCCTACCTGAAGGCAAGCACCTCTCTGCTGCTCGGGGGACACTTCTTGAACAGGGTGAACTCCTAAGCAGGGGAAAATGAAACCTGGATACCTGGAGAAAAGTACAGCAGGAAATTACAAAACCACGGCCTACACAGTACAGATACATCATCATTTAAACAGTGCTGGGTACCTCTGTGACAACTCTATAATCTTCTCAAATTCCCTTGAATGCTCGGCCACAGCTAATAGCGCCAACAAGCCAGCCTGGACAAGAGTAATAACAACCAGAAATGAtctttaaaacaacaaatatcTGACTAACTTTCAGCTTTTTCTCACGAAGATCTCACCTTTTTTGAATTTTCGATCACCTCTTCTACATCCTGGGGAAAAAACGTGGAAAGGTTAAATTAAGTTTGCTAAAGGTAAAATATGAATTTCCAGTCCTTAAACGAGCGCTAATACCTTGTCAAAATCCCCCGCAGAGATGTGACAGTGGCAGTCAACGTAGCCTTGCATGTGGACGTTGTTTAGCcctcaaaatcaaaacaaacccGCTTCCTCCAATAAAATCCGACTGCGCATGTGCACGTGTGGGCTCGCCAGTGCGCAAGATCGATAACACTGCGCAGCTCGAGAGGGCGGTGCTCTCTTAGAAATGATTGGTTGAACGATGGCGGTAAGTAAACGGAAACAAATCAAACGTACCTGGTTCTTCAAGGCAAACCAGCCTTTGTTTTGacttccttgtttttttttttggtctcatACCACTGTCAGTTCCGCAACTTTACTTTCAGTCATATGATGTCTGAAGAGTAAGGTCAGATCTGTGTGCCGCACTGAAATGGGAGCTTTAGCCGtctttcctttgcttttatTGATCCTGCAGATCGGGGCCAACAGTGCCAAATACGAACCCAACTGGAAGTCCATCGACTCCAGACCGCTGCCAGAATGGTATGACCAGGCAAAGTTCGGCATCTTCATACACTGGGGTGTCTTTTCTGTCCCGAGCTTTGGCAGCGAATGGTTCTGGTGAGTTCTTCTTTTGACATTACCAGATCATTTAAACTTTTGCAGACAATCAGTGAGGGCAAGAGGGTCTGTGAAATCTAGGGAACAACTCATTCACTGGAATTCCGAGATCCCATATGCTTTACATGATGGCAACAGTGGCAGTACAGATtaaaagttttacagctttacaAATTTTACagtagtaaaactgtaaaacttttaATCTGTACTGCCACTGTTGTGCTTTTGTGACCCGGTAAAAATGCCACACATTATTGGATAGAGCATGAACCAAGCTCTATCCAATAATGtactgcagctgttttttaaagacaaaaacaagacaaacaaacaaacaaaaacaacaagtaTTATGCTGCACTGCTAATGAAACCTTGCTAAGAACCCCCCTCAACAAAACAATATCCAgtttgtcctgtttttgtttttctgacatGTGACTTCTGAGGTGTCTGAAATATGGCAGACAATTCCAACTGAAAGTCCAACCTTTGACTTATGCCAAACACCTCAGAAGTCACATGTCATTAGAGAATTCCTGCAAAAACAGGATTTGTTTTGCTTCAAGCAAAGCAGACACATTGAACGATGGGCCACAGGTTCTACGTGCAAGGGACACAATCTTGACAgattttgcatttcatttgtttCACAGGTGGTACTGGCAGAAGCAAAAGCAAAAGCCATATGTGGACTTCATGCAGAGGAATTATCCTCCAGACTTTAAGTATCAGGATTTTGCACCGCTGTTCACTGCTGAGTTCTTTGATGCCAAAGAATGGACCGACATCTTCGCCTCATCAGGAGCAAAGTACATCGTTCTGACCACAAAACACCATGAAGGTACACCACATTTTTGTGTATCGCTGTGTTTATATAATACCAGCTacagtgttctttttttttttttctgaagaaGTAGTCTGATGTCAGTATCGGTGTCAGTGATGTATGATTGTCCTTCAACCACACAAgagatgttctgttttgttgGTGTATTTGTCAGGTTTCACACTCTGGGGCTCAAAGAACTCCTGGAACTGGAATGCGGTGGATATTGGACCAAAGAGAGACCTGGTGGATGAAGTGGTGACAGCTCTTCGCAATAACGGTGACATTCGTGTAGGGTTGTATCACTCCCTCTTCGAATGGTTTAACCCGCTCTTTGAGCTGGACGCTGCCAATGTCTTCACTACAAACTACTTTCCTACCAGTAAAACGCTGCCTGAGCTTTATGAGCTTGTTGTCAAGTACAAACCAGAGGTGCTGTGGTCTGATGGAGATGGAGATGCACCTGACAAGTACTGGAACAGCACTGGTTTCTTAGCTTGGCTCTATAATGACAGGTAAACTTGCAAAATgtgtattatttttagattttttcccCATCATGGATataaaaactgaactgactgaAGTCTTCTCAACAGTCCAGTACGTGACACGGTGGTGACGAATGATCGGTGGGGCTATGGCTCCATCTGCACACACGGTGGATATTACACCTGTTCTGATCGCTACCAGCCAGGACACCTGCTCAAGCACAAATGGGAAAACTGCATGACCATTGACAAAAAGTCCTGGGGTTACAGACGTAACGCTCCTCTCAGTGATTACCTCACCATCGATCAGCTTGTGTCGGTGAGAGCTGAAAATCGTATTCACCTCTAAACTAAAACAGATTCATTGTGATTAAATGACTCATTGGGAAATTTAGCTAATGCTTCTTTACTcttttttaacacatttcctACGACTTTGcgattttaaattgtatctttaggcattttgttactagcagtTGTCGGTCACAAAAACATATCATTGTGACACTTAAAAATTTAAACCCATTAGAGTTCAATCAACAAGTTAAAAAGATGCAAAAATGCAAGACTTGTCTGTGTAATTtacaaaaagataaaataattaaaacagtaaaatcaataaaaaacaacaacaagatgAATGACAAAATATCATCACATGAGTGAGTGGCAttaaagaggaaagaaaatggGATAGAGAGAATATAAGGGAGTTCAACCTGAGTCAGCGGCACTAGAGAAATAAGTTAGAAACTATAGCCAGAGGGTCGCTCTGCAAGCCAAGGTGAGCCAGCTGAGCAGTGATGCCATTCTGTGGTTAAAAATGTTAAGATTCtcctctgttttactttaaaacacGCCTCCAGACCCAGACAAGGGAGCGGTCACGTTAGATTGAAGTTCGTTTTGGCTCGAGGGTCAAAGATGGAAACGCTGATCTGGAGCCCTTTTTGTGGctttgtttgttcatgtttatgTGTCAAAATCCGCTTGTAATAATTTCCAGACATGCCCACTTTaatgtgtgtccgtgtgtgtgtgtgtttcagacacTGGTGGAGACTGTGTCCTGTGGAGGAAACCTGCTGATGAATATTGGCCCCACACATGATGGAAGAATCGCTCCGATCTTTGAGGAGCGTCTGAGGCAGATTGGTCAGTGGCTGAAAGTGAATGGGGAGGCCATCTATAACACAACAGCATGGCGAGCTCAGAATGACAGCCTCACTCCAGATTTGTGGTGGGTCCCcaacttttttctgtctttctagCGATAGAAAGACATAGAAAGATATAGAAAGACATTAAAAGATATAGaaagatagatatagatagataaaaTCAGAGGTAATTAATGGGTCTAATCTTCAACAGGTACACGTTCAGAccccaggaaaaaaacatcttttccaTCTTACTCAAGTGGCCAAATAATGGATCAGTGATTCTCAATGAGCCAGTGGTTACTGGGCAAACTCAGGTAAGACTTACTCAATACCTAATAATGTTGCGATGCCAGCTTCTTGTATATAAACTGGTATTAGTGTACATGGCAATAAAATGCAGAACCTTGTTTGAGATCTGAACTTTATTCATAACTTCCTTTTGTTTAACAAAAAAGGTGGTGCTTCTTGGGTATGGCCCTCTGAAGTGGGAGCCTGTAAAGCCCAGTGGGCTGCAGGTTCACCTGCCCCAGCTGTCCTTTAGCCAGATGCCATGCCAGTGGGCCTGGACACTGAAGCTGACTGGTGCCACTTAAAGGAAAATCACATCACATGAAGAGGAACTGATGGAGCAGAAAGGAAGGATTATACATACGCTTAGACGGAtgagtgacaaattaaaggaaaaaatcaATATGAAATATCTTAGTATTAAATAATTATGTCAGAGCAGCTTCATTGGCAATTATTCCATAAGTGTCTGAAACTAAATGAAGAGATGGAACTTTGTACTTCTAAAAGATATTCCCTAAATTTTTTCTGGTGACGGGGAAACTGCTGTCAGTCCAGAAATATGTGTTctaagaccatcatttttatgctCCTCAAAACTGAAACCTTTTATACTCCTCAGGGCAGAAATTGTTATTACAGGATAAGAGTTACCACTCAGAACAACATTGTATTGATTTTCAGTGACCTCAGAGCAAGCTGGTAATCCGCTGGGTTACTACACTTTAAGGAGCAAACATTTAAGTTAGTACATTTCTTTCTTAATATAGTAAAAGCTGATTAATATTTCCATGTCTCTAAACACCCCTGGCTCTGAAATGTGCAATCATCTTTGTAATACTGGGGCTATGCCCTGCAGATCCAGTGTAACATCCCTCTTCATGTAATTGCTGACCGACTGTTGCTGCGGGGTGAGACGATGCCCTGCACTGACATCCTCAGTAGCCCGAGGAAGAGTTCCTCCTGTTTTCCTGTACAAATCGCACTAATGCACAAGCATCAGAGTCAACAAATGTGCGGTGTTGACCACAGTTTCCAATTCCATTTAATAAACTTTTCCCTACCTGTAAATGCTAATATTGCTTTACTCATTGTTCCTAATGAATCCCTTTTCACTTGtaagacctttttttttcttgttatcttGATAGAGTTTCAGCTGGGCCTGCTTGACATTTTTACACAGAACACCATGGTTTTCCTTTAGTTTCTCACCCAGAAACCCAGGCAAGTTTCTGTCATTTTGGGACCAATGACATCAAACACTGTGAAattgctgcttttctttgagATATGCTTTGTGgaaagtttattaattaatgtTTCAATAAAGTCAACCTTGATTACACTGACTTGATCTCATTTGTTGCCTCCCTTTGGCGCCCCCTTGTGTCAACATGTGTAACGCCCCAGCCGCCTGGGACATTTTAAGCAGTCTGACGGTGCAAAACAGATCTATGCACCCCCGCTGTGCACAGATGACCCGGGAAAACAACACATCCTCTTCTGGCTCTGAAAAATGCAGCAGCAGTAAAGTTATTTTCATGTTGCACGCTGACCGGTAAGCCTCTGCAGAATATCTTTCAAAGCTGGTCTTTGCTCTTTTTCTGCACTGAAaccacagcagctgcaggagtATTTGTCAACTGAGACAGAGAGTCCGGTGCAGGGCAGATCTCACTGTTGTGTCTGCTCTCTGTTGCACGCCTTTAAGGTGGGAGGTCCCTGTTCTGCAAATGTTCCATGACGTGCTGATGGGGGGTTTGCAAGGGGTTCTCACGTCTGTGcacacccccaccccacacacatACCCTAATTTCAGCAGGCTATCCCCAGCCTGAGACGCGCACATCGCAGCTGATCACCTAAACACAACAAACAGAGATGTAAGGATGCAAAACGCGTGCACAGATGGACGCACAACAATAGTGAAATACACATATTAATTCTGCATTCTGGGAGAACCCGGGAAGTGCAGCTGAGCTTTAAAGTTTGAAGCAGACATGTTGAGATGTCAAAAATTAAACTTTGATTTAAAGGCAGGACTGCAGTGTGgattattttctcagtttagtCAACTGGAACAGAACTTACTTGTTTACACTGATGTATTTGTTCTGTTTGGACTGCATATTGTGGAGTTTACTTGCATATACAGTAGTGTGACAAAGAAAGGCtccacaggcctcagttagcatgttaaatgacAGCACAGTTAGAAAAAGCCTCtactctctaaaaagaacacagcagcAAACCTTAGGATTGCAACACTGGAtatgaacaaaccacaagacctcCTGAGCAGTTTTCTTTGGAAAGacagaccaaagtggagatgtttggctgtTATGCATGCATACAGTGCCTTGTTTGGAGAAAATCAAACACAACATATAAGCAAAAATGGTGGTGAGaagagatgatttgagcttgttttgcagcccaGGTTCTGAGACTGTGTAGTCATTTAGTCGATCATGAATTCCCCCCTTCCTctggagtcaaatgtgaggccacaTGTCCAAAAAACTCGACAATGATCCCAGGCAAAGCAGCAATAAAATGATGTAGAGCACTGACTTGAGCATAGTACATTAGGTTTATGTAACTTATTCTTTGTTAGTGTTGTCAGAGACATTAAAAGGACTTTTCTTGCAATACTGAATAATGATATTCAGTTAACTGAAAACAGACATGTTACTGTACTTTGCCATCTTGACTTTCTCCCACTTATTTTCCATTTCCGGCAGCAATGAATTTGCATATTACTTTGAAGTAAAGGCAAGACTTCAACAAAGCCAAATCCTTCCCTTTTCTTAAACTATTATTTTTCATGCTCACTGGGACTGCGTGTACATTTTATTACCAATcagcacagaaaatgtaaaactgcGTGATTCACTGTGTGGTCGACACAGCTGATGCCCACACTGCCGGCTCATTTCTGCAGTCTTGCTTCTGTAATCTGCAGGCAGTAATTATATATGTAGACAGGAACTGGGAAACTGTTACAGACGTTGGCATggttgccatggaaacacaCAATCATGTTAGATTATTTTCAGGTACTGCTGTGATAATGGCATAAGCATGCCTGCTCGAGAGGCTGACTTGAAGAGACGGACAAAGGAGCGGTGGACGGCTGATGAAAAAAGTGAATCGGTTGAAGTTTTCTGAATGAACTGATGGCTTCTGTGAGAAGGTTTTTAGTTtaatgttgttgtgtttgttcaACCTGCCGGGTTCAGCCCCCCCCCCTTATCTCAGGCTGCCATATGACTGCCACTACAGTGAGCCAAGAGGAAAACCTCATTCCTTCCATTCATAAACCCCCCTCTCTGCCCTTCTAATTTAGGACTAATATAATTAAAGGCCCGCTAGTAGTCAGGTGCATGTGTGGCATTCAATCACATGCAGATTTGTGGCAGATTTGAGCTGGTCAGTAGAGCCACGGCGTAGCTTTAGATAGTGGAAATGCCAAGCAGTGTGTGGAACATCCTGAGGGACAGACCATTATATTTATAGAGGCTCACGACTTGACCTTCACGGCACATTGAGTATCAGCCATTTTAGTGCCGCTCCTGTAGATACTGAATACAGCATAATGGATCTCAGCTGCACTGCAGTTAGTTAGCTTCAACTTCATCTTTGGCTTGTTAGAGGCTATATCTAATAATAGCTCTCTGCAATTCCATACTGTGGAGGGACTCTGTCAATACACAGACTCTGCATTCACTGCTTCTCTAGCACACAGcgagtttctgtttttctgaagAAATGCTCTGTGAAATTACAGTTTTGCAGAGAAATAAAAGGCTTGCCATTTGGATACGATTTTGAACTCTGAGGTGAAGTTCAACAGCGAGTCATTACATAAGTTACTCTGTTGTGTAAGCTTTGCATTAAGGGGAGGACCTCTGTGAAACATGTCTTAGCCACAGCAAGCACAGCTGGTGCAAGCCCAAAGCCAAGGACTCCTATTCATAGAAGCCTCCAGTTGTTCTCACCCAAGAGCAAAGAGTGAAAccgaggaggacgaggaggagggtCAAAGCCTGGTGTAGTATCTGAAGTTCTGTAAATTATATTGTGTCAAAAGGCCAAAGTTTCACACAAATGGCTGAGGCGGGGTGATCGCAAATCAGTTCAAAAGCACGGAAAGACCTCGTTTGATGTGTCTGATGGCAAAGCCTGCAGCTTCAAACGAATGTTATGACACATTTTATCAGATGGTTTGGCCTCTAATCAAAGATAATTTCACATTAAAATTCAAGTCAAATTCAAATGTTTGTCATGTGCTTTAAAGGACGCTGTTTAATCTATATTCATGTATGATTTTGATTCCAAAAGCCAATCAGATATGTTAAAAATAGACAAGAAAGTACAAAGTAACACAGCAGTAGTTACCTGGGTAAAATGTGCCACATTTTGTTATCTAACAATAAGCCAAAAAAGGATGTAAAAGGTGACTAGTAACATTATATGCCAATACTGGAGTCATTTTCAAATCTTTAACTAATTTGTGGATTAACCTGATCAGGAAACATCACAGgcaattatttaattataagCAACAGGCTTATGTGTAACAGGGTTACGTGCAAACTGTAAATGCATTAAACTGTAGTTGTAACTGCTACGTTAATAGAATTAACCAATTAGTCTTTCTGCTCTTGTTTTGCAAAATTAAAGCTCAGACTATAACAATGCGGCCCCAAAGTCACTAATTCTTACTGAATCTTGCTCAGAGGAAGTCTTTAAGATTCACTGCAGAGTTGTTGCATTAATGCAAAGGCTCCAAATGGCACCAACTAAACTCGCACATGTGATTCACAAGATGAGGTTCGCAGCTGCACATAATCTGCAGTATTGtcctagttttttttttcttttttgccgcGTTAATGACACCCCTCATCACGACTCTCTCCATTCACAAAGCAAATCCTGTCGTGACGGGAAGAACTGGCTCTGAACGGGGCTTGTGGGTGTCTCAGAATTCAGAGAACATGTCTAATTTTTGCAGCAGCCTCGCAGCCAGCCACATTCATTGAGTTCCTCTCCGTATGCACACGCTGAATAGGATCACGCTGTAGGAGATGTACATTCAGAGCTCGCTGCACCATATGATTAGAGTCTTTCAGCCGAGCGCTTTTGCATTTCTTCCTACCGACTGTCCGACGAATTTTACATAGATAATAATAGTTAATGAATATGTGTACCTGAATGAATTTGAGCTGTGAGGGATGGGTGATGCTTTAGCTCTTTGGATCATGACAGCCCCGCTCCCCACTTTGTGTGCGGAGTGTGCGAAGCGCACGGAGAGacgagagggagagggagaggaaaagCGCCCTTAAACGTGGGCTGTTGTGTATCCCTCTCTGGGCCCCTTTGCTATTTTTGTGCCTGGGTCCGCACGTCACGCTTGGGTATTTTCTCTGGTGACTAGCTCGCATCAATAGATCTTCTAATGTACATCCAGTCGGCCAGCAGCTTCGCGACTGATGGGACTTTTACCTCGCTCGTTTCTTTCACATTTTGCCACCCGGACATGAGGAGAATGGAGAGACGGACTATGCAGTATGAGGAATGTCACATGTGACTGCCGATATGGGACAGGGGACTATTCAAATGTCAGGTTTGTATGAGGATTATATTTGATATGTGAATgccagctgctgtgtgtgtgctgtgtgtcacTCCGATCACAGTGAGAGAGCTGCTGGTTCATTCTGCATGCTGTCGTAGAGGACTTTAAAGCCAGCCGTCTCCTTATGATATTTATGGATTTGTTGTCAGCGTGAGACTTCAAGCCCTATTCCCTTTATTGGCCAACTTAGCCCCTAATGATGTAATGCAGCGGCATAACGATGCTCTCCCGTAGCTCACTGTGCTCCCTTGTGTGTGAAGGGATGTGCCCAGCGAATGTGCGGTTCAGATAAATGTCTCCACAGAGTCGTTTCTCCATCCATGCGGACATACTGTACCACAGTCAGCCCACAGTCATCCCGAAGCACACCTACTGCCACCCACCTGCCTCCTGTTGTTGCACGTCATTGCTGCTGTGTCACATATTTTCGTTTAGGTTAGCGCTTGTTGCCAGGAGTGAGAGGAATTTGGCTTTCAAAGGTGCGCTGGCCCACTCTTTTTTTTGGAAAAGTCTGAATGCGCTCAGAGACTTGTCAATGAGACTCTGAATGTGACGGCTCTGTTTCCTCCCTGTCGTGCTCAGTTCAAAGGTATGCATTGTTTCTGAGGGTCTTATCTCATTGTCACTCTGCACCCATATTCCCCTCTTCCCTCCTCTGGTGGCTCACAGAGGATGGAAACTAAACAATGAGGTCAGATCGACCTTGAAAGGGAGCTCCCTACCAGGCCTCTGAATTTTTGTTACCCCCAGGCACCCTCCAGCTTAGTTTACCTCTCTAAACCTCCCCGTTGAAACATGGATCATTCCAATCCAAAGCTgcccctccacctcctcccctcCTCACCATCCTTCATATGCCTTCATTATTTTTCCTGTATGTGGAGGAAGCGTTCAAATCTGTCTGACAGGAGAGACCCTAAAGATGAGCTCAAAGAGGGGAATGGGCATTTGGATAAGAACACAAAAGGTAGATTATCATCTTTACTGCTGCTTTCAAGCGTGTCTCGGCATCTCAAGAGTCACCTTGGATTCATATCCTCTGGTTTTTATGCCTGAGCAGTGTGGTGGTGTgctaacaaagaaagaaagggagtgagagaaagagagtgagagTCGAAGGATGTCCTAATTAAAGGGAACTCAGAGGGTTTGTACCAGATAAAATTACATAACGTCGTTAGGGAGGACACAGCATTTGATACTGAGAAGATGAAAATGACGTGCCCTGAGATGGCCATCCATCCCCACGGTATGAAGTGAAAGTGTAACCAGTTCACTTCAGCCACAGGCATCATGATGTTTCTCGCTTGAGTCCTGCATGTTTACCTACAGTGAAGAGTTTGGTCCTGTGCAGCTCACTGTGGAGACGGACACTAGTGACTCAGATAGGTTGGAAGGTTTGAATCCCACTGGAGGCGATATGAAATGATACTGGATTTAGATAAAAGGCTTTAAAGGTGCAGGCGGGCTCATTACACTTCATTGCCATTGATTTAAGACTATCGACTGGCATGCTTCAGCACACATACCAGACTTCAAAAAATGCTTACTTCCAATAACAGCCTTGTCTTCTGTCTGGTTCAGTCTAGTTTTTATTCCCATAATTGCCAATAATGTCGACCACGGCTGAACACGTGAgtttaaaactgaatttattcATTCCCTTTGACCTGTTGTAACACCCAGTGGCAACCTATACAATGTAGGGTTAGCTTGTGTTATGAGCCATACAAATAGATGAATTTTTTACAAACTAGAACATGATTAATTAcctttcagattaatttttatACATTACAGTTATTTTTGAAGTTTATCCAAAAAGATTAAAATTTGATCCAAAGCTGAACACTATCTCTAACTCGGGATGGGGTGATGGTGACCCGGTGCCTAAATGTTTGAATAAAAGTGGCATTCCACATTAAAGGACAGCCTTCTTCACTTTGAAAGTGTTTCCCATTGAGccctcacacatacacacaattaaaataaacatatacaactgTTTATTACACATTACAGTACTGGCTTGTTTCCCCATGAGGACATCATTTGACAACCTCTCCTGTGCCCTTAATGATCAGTTTTGACACCTCAGTATATATCAGTAAAGATGTGGTTTGGTAGATGCATGGGCAGAGACCACCTTCACTCACCCAGTGATTTTGTTCCATAACcaggcctgaaatatgacagaaaacaCTCAGGTCTGAAGGGACCTTCAAGGGTTACTCCTAGTAGGCTTTCAAAGGGTAAAGAGTTAAATACCTCTTCATATGCACATTCACAGAGCTTCAGAAAATTAGGTGCCAGGGTTTACCTTGGTAAAGAGACCCAGTTTTTCCATTCCTGCTGTGATGGAGCTCATTATGAATTTTATACTCCAGTTTTATTAGGAGGACTTTTGGGAAACAGCCTTGAATAGCTCTCAATTTCaagcgcagacacacacacacatacacacagacttTCCTGCCTCATTTATTTTGTCACGATAATTTTCTTGCATATTTATGTGGTCCTAGTTTATGTTATTGCATCCTAACGACTCTTTCTTATTTCTTTCAGATGACC
Above is a window of Oreochromis niloticus isolate F11D_XX linkage group LG19, O_niloticus_UMD_NMBU, whole genome shotgun sequence DNA encoding:
- the fuca2 gene encoding plasma alpha-L-fucosidase, with amino-acid sequence MGALAVFPLLLLILQIGANSAKYEPNWKSIDSRPLPEWYDQAKFGIFIHWGVFSVPSFGSEWFWWYWQKQKQKPYVDFMQRNYPPDFKYQDFAPLFTAEFFDAKEWTDIFASSGAKYIVLTTKHHEGFTLWGSKNSWNWNAVDIGPKRDLVDEVVTALRNNGDIRVGLYHSLFEWFNPLFELDAANVFTTNYFPTSKTLPELYELVVKYKPEVLWSDGDGDAPDKYWNSTGFLAWLYNDSPVRDTVVTNDRWGYGSICTHGGYYTCSDRYQPGHLLKHKWENCMTIDKKSWGYRRNAPLSDYLTIDQLVSTLVETVSCGGNLLMNIGPTHDGRIAPIFEERLRQIGQWLKVNGEAIYNTTAWRAQNDSLTPDLWYTFRPQEKNIFSILLKWPNNGSVILNEPVVTGQTQVVLLGYGPLKWEPVKPSGLQVHLPQLSFSQMPCQWAWTLKLTGAT